The proteins below come from a single Microcoleus sp. FACHB-831 genomic window:
- the psaK gene encoding photosystem I reaction center subunit PsaK produces the protein MIDLSLLVAALPSTPQLPEWSPGVGIIMTVFNIIGLIVARYAVQKPGVGPKMPFPIPGLSGKNFSLSQFLAGLSFGHILGVGTVLGLTNTGLL, from the coding sequence TTGATTGACTTAAGTTTACTTGTGGCAGCACTGCCGAGTACTCCCCAACTACCCGAGTGGAGTCCAGGTGTAGGGATAATCATGACTGTTTTCAACATTATTGGCTTGATCGTCGCCCGTTATGCTGTCCAAAAGCCAGGAGTTGGCCCCAAAATGCCTTTTCCCATACCTGGTCTGTCGGGGAAAAACTTTAGCTTGTCTCAATTTTTAGCGGGTCTGAGTTTTGGGCACATACTAGGAGTCGGGACTGTCTTGGGGCTGACCAATACTGGCCTCCTTTAG
- a CDS encoding YbjN domain-containing protein has translation MTTQQEYSETTSTLSEEQVNDLIEEATSRNYIDVIQTVIAGMDKDDSAMVSQTDSGHLWKFKYGSVEVFVQLTGLTDDDTLTVWSFVLQLPAKNEPQLMRKLLEMNGTQTLESRFCIINNQVMVLSTRTLAELSAGEISRIMTIVATIADNNDETLQAEFGQ, from the coding sequence CTTAAGCGAAGAACAAGTCAACGACCTTATCGAAGAAGCAACCAGCAGGAACTACATAGATGTAATTCAAACTGTCATCGCTGGTATGGATAAGGATGATAGCGCGATGGTTAGTCAAACCGATAGCGGTCATCTGTGGAAGTTTAAATACGGTAGTGTAGAGGTTTTTGTACAACTCACTGGTTTGACCGATGACGACACCCTAACTGTTTGGTCGTTTGTTCTGCAACTACCTGCAAAGAATGAGCCGCAATTAATGCGGAAGCTTCTAGAAATGAACGGTACTCAAACTCTAGAATCTCGTTTCTGCATCATCAACAACCAGGTAATGGTGCTATCTACTCGCACCTTAGCAGAACTTTCTGCTGGCGAAATTTCCCGCATCATGACTATTGTGGCGACTATTGCTGATAATAACGATGAAACTCTACAAGCTGAATTTGGACAATAG
- the psaK gene encoding photosystem I reaction center subunit PsaK, giving the protein MSIKAGDRNLINLTLLAAVQSTVPPTPGWTPTIGLIMILCNLLAIAIGRFAIQQPGVGPDLPADKPALFRKFGIPELLATMSFGHIIGTGVILGLTNAGVI; this is encoded by the coding sequence ATGTCTATAAAAGCAGGAGACCGCAACTTGATTAACTTAACCTTACTTGCCGCCGTACAGTCTACGGTTCCCCCTACACCAGGTTGGACTCCTACTATAGGGCTGATAATGATTCTTTGCAACCTGCTTGCCATTGCCATCGGTCGCTTTGCCATTCAGCAGCCTGGGGTTGGCCCAGATCTTCCCGCTGACAAGCCAGCACTGTTCCGCAAGTTTGGCATCCCCGAATTGCTGGCAACAATGAGCTTTGGTCATATCATTGGAACTGGCGTTATCTTGGGGCTAACCAACGCGGGTGTTATTTAG
- a CDS encoding phosphoribosylanthranilate isomerase, which yields MRIKICGITKAAQGRAIATSGATALGFICVPQSPRYVTPSQIRAIVEQLPATVDKIGVFANTTEEEISQTVAIAGLTGVQLHGLESLHFCQQLRQSVLGVEIIKALRVKTPEDLALADVYTTCVDTLLLDAYHPQMLGGTGKTLDWTTLQQFNPRCPWFLAGGLTPENIPEALRIVSPSGIDLSSGVERSPGDKDLDKVAQLFENLRSTQFSLGHL from the coding sequence ATGCGGATCAAAATTTGTGGGATTACGAAAGCGGCGCAGGGAAGAGCGATCGCTACATCAGGCGCAACCGCACTGGGATTTATCTGCGTCCCCCAAAGCCCTCGTTACGTGACTCCATCACAAATCCGCGCAATTGTAGAACAACTGCCCGCTACTGTTGACAAAATTGGCGTATTTGCTAACACAACTGAAGAGGAAATTTCTCAAACAGTAGCGATCGCGGGGTTGACAGGCGTGCAATTACATGGGCTAGAATCGCTACATTTTTGCCAGCAGTTGCGCCAGTCTGTGCTAGGTGTGGAAATTATTAAAGCGTTGCGAGTAAAGACGCCTGAAGATTTAGCTCTAGCAGATGTTTATACAACCTGTGTTGATACTCTGTTACTTGACGCCTACCATCCCCAAATGTTAGGCGGGACGGGCAAAACCCTCGACTGGACAACTCTGCAACAGTTTAATCCTAGATGTCCTTGGTTCCTGGCGGGTGGGTTGACGCCAGAAAACATCCCAGAGGCGCTGAGGATAGTGTCTCCTAGTGGAATTGATTTGTCCAGTGGCGTGGAGCGATCGCCTGGGGATAAAGATTTAGACAAAGTAGCGCAGCTATTTGAGAACCTGCGTAGTACCCAGTTTTCGCTGGGACATCTTTAG
- a CDS encoding biotin/lipoate A/B protein ligase family protein — protein sequence MHASIWRLIPLVQASGRVQMAIDEWLLEQHRQGLHPPALRFYTWRPAAISLGYHQQRSPEFWQILPLDLVRRPTGGRAVLHQGDLTYAVVMSGLKGSRIQAYQDICEFLIQGWRSLGLELHYGDSGRNYIHNPSCFGTATGADLVSSDGRKFIGSAQLRRGNAILQHGSMRLQPDTQLFTQVFGEELLPVKLPISQRGDALIHTVVDALTSAAANCFGVELVMQPLSEDEWQAITVKSKK from the coding sequence ATGCATGCATCTATTTGGCGTTTGATTCCCCTAGTTCAAGCTTCGGGAAGGGTGCAGATGGCTATCGATGAGTGGTTGCTAGAACAGCACCGCCAGGGTTTGCATCCGCCAGCTTTGCGGTTTTATACTTGGCGTCCGGCGGCGATATCGCTGGGTTATCATCAACAGCGATCGCCGGAATTTTGGCAAATTTTGCCTTTGGATTTGGTACGGCGTCCGACTGGTGGACGTGCGGTTTTACACCAGGGAGATCTTACTTACGCGGTGGTAATGTCTGGGTTGAAGGGAAGTCGCATTCAGGCTTATCAGGATATTTGCGAGTTTTTAATTCAAGGGTGGCGATCGCTCGGCTTAGAATTACACTACGGCGACTCCGGGCGCAATTACATCCACAACCCCAGTTGTTTTGGTACTGCTACTGGTGCAGATTTAGTCTCATCTGATGGTCGCAAGTTTATTGGTAGCGCCCAACTGCGACGAGGTAACGCTATTTTGCAGCATGGCTCGATGCGTTTGCAACCAGATACCCAGCTATTTACTCAGGTATTTGGTGAAGAACTGTTACCAGTAAAGTTACCCATATCCCAACGTGGAGATGCGTTAATTCATACTGTTGTAGACGCTTTGACTTCCGCTGCGGCTAATTGTTTTGGCGTCGAGTTGGTAATGCAACCTTTATCTGAAGACGAGTGGCAAGCTATCACAGTAAAAAGTAAAAAGTAA
- a CDS encoding site-2 protease family protein codes for MQAGWRIGSLFGIPLFINPSWFFILTFVTLANAWDFYPDWGLIAAGSAGLAIALLMFGSLLLHELGHSLAARSQGIGVNSITLFLFGGIASIEQESKTPGEAFKVAVAGPAVSIALWSLFYLLATVIPASTPARAIVLQLGTINLVVALFNLIPGLPLDGGQILKAAVWKLTGNRYDGVRWAAKTGQILGGGAIALGLAVAWLQDQWFSGLWIGALGWFAFRNASTYNRITNLQEALLQLAASDAMTREFRVVDANQTLRQFADEYILASTGADCPYYAASDGRYRGQVFVEDLQVVERSQWDIQTVESIARSLNDILSVQEKTPLVEVINYLETQQLQRVTVLSPAGTVAGVIDRGDVVRALASKINLNIADTEIKRIKAEGTYPPSLQLDAIAKATTV; via the coding sequence ATGCAGGCAGGTTGGCGAATTGGATCTTTATTTGGAATTCCGCTGTTTATAAATCCTTCGTGGTTTTTTATATTAACTTTTGTAACGCTTGCAAATGCTTGGGATTTTTATCCAGACTGGGGGTTGATTGCGGCTGGAAGTGCGGGGCTGGCGATCGCATTATTGATGTTTGGCTCGCTATTGCTGCACGAATTGGGTCACAGTTTAGCAGCGCGATCGCAGGGAATCGGGGTTAACTCGATTACTCTATTTCTGTTTGGTGGAATTGCATCTATAGAACAAGAATCAAAAACCCCAGGCGAAGCTTTTAAAGTTGCCGTTGCTGGGCCTGCCGTAAGCATAGCGCTGTGGTCTTTATTTTATCTGCTGGCGACTGTAATACCAGCATCAACGCCAGCACGAGCCATAGTTTTACAGTTGGGCACGATCAACTTAGTCGTAGCCTTATTTAACTTAATTCCCGGACTGCCCCTAGATGGGGGACAAATTTTGAAAGCAGCGGTGTGGAAGCTGACTGGAAACCGCTATGACGGCGTGCGGTGGGCAGCAAAAACCGGACAAATTTTGGGCGGAGGAGCGATCGCGCTGGGTTTGGCAGTTGCTTGGCTACAGGATCAGTGGTTTAGTGGCTTGTGGATTGGCGCCCTCGGCTGGTTTGCTTTCCGCAACGCCAGTACCTACAACCGCATAACTAATCTCCAAGAAGCACTGTTGCAACTGGCGGCGTCAGATGCAATGACAAGGGAATTTAGAGTTGTGGATGCAAACCAAACACTGCGCCAGTTTGCCGACGAGTATATTTTGGCAAGTACGGGGGCGGACTGCCCCTACTATGCAGCATCTGACGGACGTTATCGGGGACAGGTGTTTGTCGAAGATTTACAGGTTGTAGAGCGCAGCCAGTGGGACATCCAAACCGTTGAAAGTATAGCGCGATCGCTCAATGACATTCTCAGCGTGCAAGAGAAGACGCCTCTAGTTGAAGTAATTAATTACCTAGAAACACAACAATTACAGCGCGTCACCGTGCTATCACCAGCGGGGACGGTGGCGGGTGTAATCGACCGGGGGGACGTTGTACGTGCTTTGGCGTCCAAAATTAATTTAAATATTGCTGATACGGAAATTAAGCGGATTAAAGCTGAGGGGACTTATCCACCTTCTTTGCAACTAGACGCGATCGCTAAAGCAACAACTGTGTAG